The window TGCATCAAGACGTTCTTCCGCGCTTAAGTGCTTATTCCTGGAACTCAAGGCAAGGCCGTCTTTATCACGAACAATAGGAAGTACTTTGATATCCATATCCATATTCAAGTCCTGAACCAGCCGCTTGATAATCACACTTTGCTGATAATCTTTTTGCCCAAAATAGGCCTTGTCTGGCTTGATTATGTTAAAAAGCTTGGTTACAATGGTAGTAACACCCTTGAAATGTCCGGGTCTCATCTTGCCGCAGAGTCTATTCGTAAGTTTTTCCTGTTCAACATATGTACAAAATCCTTCCGGATAGATCTCCTCCCTGCAAGGCGTAAAAACAATATCCACATCTTCATTTCGGCTAATTTCAATGTCGGTTTCCAACTGATGCGGATAGTTTGCCAGGTCATCTTCCCTCTCAAATTGAATTGGATTTACAAAGATGCTGACGATGAGCTTGTCGCACTCATTTCTTGCACTCCGCATAAGACTCAGGTGTCCTTCGTGCAGTGCACCCATCGTAGGCACAAAACCGATGGAACACCCCTCAGCTTTCACCGCATTTATCATTAATTGCATTGTATTAATGCTGCGAACTACATCCATACACGAATACCAAACTGCAAAGTGCACAAAACTTCGAAGCGTTAAGAGAATGCAAAAAAAAGATCATAACAGCTTTGTGTGAGTTATAAATTTAACACGATTGTATCTATACTAAAACCGATTTGGTTTTCGGTTTTACCGGAAATCAAATCTTGGTGAAGGTATACTCGCTCAATTTTGTCTCGGATTTTATCCGAAAACCATTATAATAAGATGAGTATACATGGGAAGAAATTGTAAAAAGAGAATCGTATCAACAACACAATTTTTTGTCAAGCTTTCCCTAAGGGGGTATGCAGCGATATGAAGATATACGAAAACCGATATGGTTTTAGATTTTTCTAAAAACTAAAGCCTGGTTGCTGATATCCCCGGACAGAAAGGCGCCGAGGACCAGTACCCGCTCCGTTTTTTCCCGGATTGTATCCGTAAACCATTAAAAGATGAGTATACGTTACATTAGGATTGTATGACATTATAGTCTTTATCAGCGTAATGTACGGTTCGTAACAATTTTTTCTGTTATGTCTTACCTCCCCCTAAATCCCCATCCCAAGGGGGAATTCAATTGGTGGAGAGCCCAAATTTAATTACATATCCATTTTAATTGAGTCGGTTATCCTGATCAAATGATAGCAGACAGATTTTCAGTAAACCCTGAATACCAAAAAAGGCGATTACCGTCTCGGAAACGACGGTAATCGCCTTGCAATTCACCATACCGATAAATCCAACCCTCTCGACAGGTATACAAACTGGTCTTCGTTCAGGCTGAATCAATCCTGTTAACCGTACTAAAAAACGTATTCAACACCTAATCCTGCAATATGTGCATCCTTATCTAACCCATCTGTATCAGCATGACCTCTTGCAGTACCAACGGAATCTTTGTTGAAATGGATATACCGGTATTCAGGCCTGAGCAGGAGATTTTCGTGCAGCTTTATATTCAATGTTGCGGTAAAGTCCCACATTGTCTGGCCGAAAAATCTCAAACCGTCAGCATCATCAAAATACTCCCATCTTGTTGCAAGCTGATACTGGTCAGTAAAGTCGTAGATGGCATACGCTGCGGCTCCCCACCAATGGGCATTACTTTTACCCACTACGGTAGAAGTGGTCACCTCCTCATGTGTATGTCCATCACCGGTGGAAACAACTTCTGTAGTATCTATAGTATTAGCCTTACCATCCTCCACCATACCATAATCGACGTTCAGCATCAATTTCAGCTTGTCCACGGGCGTCTGCCATGAAACGATAAAATCTACCATCTGTGTAAGTCCGCCATTCGTATCTTCACGCTGGTCGGTAGGTGCTCTCCCGGATCGCTGTTCCCAACCCTCGTTTCCATGGATCCCTCCTAAAGAGACGAACCAGTTTTCATTCGGCTCATAGGAAAGATACCACCCGAATGACTTTGACTCGTTGTTATCAATATTCGAATCCCACCCGTTTACGCCGTAAAGTTTCATGGTCATACCTTCCGGCATATAGTTTGACAGATCCATGCTGATACCCGTATGGGTAAACGGTATCGCGTTATTATAGAGGATACCGTGCTGGTAATTGGGGTTACCGATGTTCTCTACCAGCTCCAGGCCTATCCAGGTGTACATCTTACCCATCGTAAAGGTGATACCTTTTCCGATTGGCGCTTCCCAGGAGATATTGGCAGCAGATACGGTAAAGATATCGTCCCTGTCTACATCATTTGTACCGTGCAGGCCTGATTTTTCACCATAAAAGGTAATCCTCTTTGCAAACTCACCCCAGTAGGTATGTACCTGCCATCCGATTGGGTGTTCGTCCGTAACCTGTTTGTCAAAAAAGAGTGCAAAGCTTTGGAACGTAAAGGAGTCATTCTCATTCTCGCCGATAAAGTTGACACCGCCGTCAGCACCGGTGGTAAGAGAATTCTGCCTTTGCGCCGTATCACCATGAAGGTCAAAGTTATACATGTAGTTGACATCAACAAATCCGCTCAAGGTGACATCCTTGAAGGCACTCAGAAACGGAGACTCCTCAGCCCACTTCGCTATTTCTGATCGAATAGAAGAAGTCTGTGCACTCTTTGACTGCTCAATGATCTCACTCCTCAGCTCTTCTCTGAAACCAATAGATGCCTCCCGGGCAGCCCTCTGAGCATCAGCCCTTGTCTCGACCGCTACCTCCTTCAGCATCTCCTGCCTGATCTCTTCCAGTAATTCAGCCTTTAACTCTTCTTTCAACTCCGCCTTCATTCTTTCTCTGCTTGTCTCTTGTGCAAACGTTACGCTTCCGAGCGATAAAACCAGCACAGCAAATAACGGCAGGTACAACATAATTTTCCTCTTCATATAACACTCCTCCCCATTCACTAAAAAAATAAACTAAAAAACTTCAGGATGATAATACATGCGAGTTGTGGGTGACACGTATTTCCCCCCAATAGTACCGAGCAAAGCCCGCACACAAAAATTAAGAGACCTGTCGAATGTGCAGAAAACCAATGGGCATCAATTTCTCACCATCAATTCAAGTTATTTGACGGAATAAAATCAGCCACTCTTTCACACACATCGCATTCAAGACAATTATGATAAAAGTCAGCGTTGTCCGGTTAGGTTTTTGCATGATTTATTTATTGTTCCAAAGCCGTCATTCCCGCATGTTTTTAGCGGGAATCCAGGATGAACGAGACCCTCTGGATACCCGATAAAAGCACTCGGGTACGACAAAAGCCGCACGTGCAAATTCCTAACCGGAAGCTATTGGATAAAAGTGAATTTTTTTATGAAAATTTACCCCTGTTCATGCCTATCATAAACTTAAAAAAATAGACCTTCTCAACCACCGTGGCCATGTTTCAGACAAAGACAAGGCATCGGCAAACAGCTTATCGGACTTTAGGAGAGGTAAAAGCGCCCTTTTAAGACTATCAAAAGCCGAATGCCTTGTCTTTACACCGAACGCAGGCAATCTGGCAGAAATAAAAACTCAGAGTAACTTTACACCCAAAACAAGCAATAATGATACCAAAAAATATTCATTAAGGGATTGATCAGGAACTCGTTGATCTCTGGAAGCAATTTTCCAATAAAAAGAGTCTGTATTGAGAGGACCAATCCGTCACAAGCCCTTAAATCAGAATGCCTTGTTACTATTAATTGGTATATACGTGAACCATCAAGGTTTCAGTTTATCCCGGAAAACTTTCTCATGTCCCCCAGGATTGCACTCACACAGCCGATTCATCGAACAGGCACAAAAACGGTAGATACCAGCCAATACCGGAGCAACGGATAACACTTGATCTTCTTTCTTATAACTGATGCTGGTCACCAGCGAATCCTAAGTCCCTGATATAAAACACGTACGATAATTTAGCGAATCATGAGACTTCCGGAAAGCACTTCTATCCCTGAAGGAAATACTTCACCCCCCGAATAATTGAGCAATTGAACCATTTGCTGAAAAATCCCAGGGAGGCTGACGAGAGTGCTTCCCATCACTCTTCATGATTTTGCGCTTAAGACCTCTGGGTAAACCAGCCCCCTCACCGGCAAACCGGTGAAAGCAGGCACGGGATATTTCCCCAGTAAAAGTAATTTGGGATATAGTGAACGCTGGAATCTGTACATGTGATGATTAAGAAGTACTGCAAATTCGCTTTTGCAGATTTTAAAAGCTGCAGATCAAGATATAAATTGGGGTTAACAAAAAGCCGATAAAAAGGGATTTACGCGAAAACAATTATCGTGGCTATGCATAAGCTAATAATAAGATTGTCTCATCCATCCTCGCTTAACAAGTTAAAAGCAGGATTACTTCGCCCATACAGGTAAGTTAATGAATTTCGTCACTTTCCAACTCTTTTTCACTCGGGTCACCCAGATGTTTATCACCAGAATGGATGTGTATTGAATCTTCCAGAGGTAATACATAAATTCTCCCATCACCCCCCTTATCGGTTTTCGCGACATTTCTGATTATCTCAATCACCTTTTTCAGCTTATCGTCCGGTACAACGAATTCAAGCTCTTCCCTCTTCAGGGCATCAACCCTTTGCTCATAAACCCTTCCCCGATATACCTGCGTGATTGTTTTTTTCTGTTCTCCGAAACCCATTGTCTGGTTTGCGGTGATCCCATGATAACCCAAACCGTAGAGTACATCTTTGAGTTCATAAGTCTTTTCCGGCCTTAAGATAACCTTGACAAGCTTCATATCTGTATATCCCCTTTTTCAGCTATGGAAAAAAATAAAACGCATCAACTCCACCTGGAATAGCACCACCAAGCGGAGTATCCATGCATACAACGCTGCAGTCCCCTCTCCTTTACACAAAAAAAAAACAGCTTGCTGCGCTATAGTAACTGGCAGCCTTAAATCACTAAACTATATTTCCAAGATAATGTCAATTGAAAACCAAGGTTTTACCTCTTGCCCGTTTCCTCCATCGTCTGCCTCAATCAACCTCAGCACAATCCCCGCTTAAAGTCATTGAACATCCAGAATATCCACATCATCAAGCTTGTACGGGGCCATAAACCCTCCAGGAGAGACCAGCCTGCCGCTATACGTTATAACGTCACCCATTACCAGATTCATCATTTTTTGTTTTTTTGTCCAATCAACTCTCAACTGAACATCTATTGAATTATCCTTGTGCCTGATCCCGATTTTATTCCAGTCGTAAACGGCAATTCCTTTATAACCAATTTCACCTGTCCATTTCACATATTTCCCTTCGAACCGGTCATTCCACACCCTCTTTCTTTCCGATCTTCCAAGCGAACCTCTTCTTCCAAACAAATTATCAAATTCCTGAAATGAGATATCCAAGACGGCAACCTCTTCCCTCTTTCCATCCGTTAAACCATCTTTACGAGGAATTTCACCCTGAAAAGGGATGAGGGGTGAACCATCAGTCAAAATTCCCTTCATGCCTGCAGCAGGTTCTTCCGATCTGATATTTTCGGGCAGGTTGATGGCTGATAGCCCTGCTTCCCTGGCTGCCCGGTTTATGGTATCAGCCTTTGCCCCCAAAGATTCCGCATCCTCTTGCCTCTGCTCTTTTTTTACCAGGCACTTTCCATATAACGAGTCAAACTCTTCCTGAAATTTTTTTATGACATCTGGATCATCAATAAAAAGAGCATTCTCATAATTAAACTTTTCTGAGTATTCAGACCAGCGGTAAGACCCGGTGACAACTATCCCGGAGTCGAAGAGAGCAAAACTGTTATTCATGTCACCTCCGATTTTTCCTTTGAGGAATTGCACAGGGAAACCTTCATCCTGCAGAAATTCAACTACCGGCTGGTATTTATTCTTTTGTTTATAATCGAGAATAATCCTTACCTCAACCCCTCTCTCCCTTGCCTCATAAAGAGCCTCTGCTATTTCTCCCGCACTGAACGTGAGGAGTGCAATATCGATCGATTTTTCTGAGGCATTGATAACCTTGATAATATTGTCCCGGATAAATCCGTCAGGAGAAAAAAAGACCTCAGTCTTCGCAGAGAGGGTGCCTGCAAAACATATGACAATGCAGAGGCACTTCCCCAGCGAGCTGAGTCGTGCTGCAATTTCAGGTGCAAATCTGATACTTTCGCAAATATAAAGCATAGTAAAATAACTCCCCTCTTGTGTCACAATTAATGTCAAAAAACTTACAAGAACATAAAAAATATGGCTGAAATCTGGCAATGAACGGTCTGCAGGTTTAAACAGACTCGGCAAATTTCAGCTCCTTGAAAAAAAAAGAACTCTACCGAAGTATTATCACGCATACAGAACGAACAGTTTTTCTTTTCACCAACTTAAGCAACCAATT is drawn from Candidatus Scalindua sp. and contains these coding sequences:
- the panC gene encoding pantoate--beta-alanine ligase encodes the protein MDVVRSINTMQLMINAVKAEGCSIGFVPTMGALHEGHLSLMRSARNECDKLIVSIFVNPIQFEREDDLANYPHQLETDIEISRNEDVDIVFTPCREEIYPEGFCTYVEQEKLTNRLCGKMRPGHFKGVTTIVTKLFNIIKPDKAYFGQKDYQQSVIIKRLVQDLNMDMDIKVLPIVRDKDGLALSSRNKHLSAEERLDARCLYEALLKAKSLVAANEREVRKIVNEMENIIDAVKDARIDYISLVDSDSLREKTEITGKTVAAVAVWIGSTRLIDNIVLDT
- a CDS encoding porin; its protein translation is MKRKIMLYLPLFAVLVLSLGSVTFAQETSRERMKAELKEELKAELLEEIRQEMLKEVAVETRADAQRAAREASIGFREELRSEIIEQSKSAQTSSIRSEIAKWAEESPFLSAFKDVTLSGFVDVNYMYNFDLHGDTAQRQNSLTTGADGGVNFIGENENDSFTFQSFALFFDKQVTDEHPIGWQVHTYWGEFAKRITFYGEKSGLHGTNDVDRDDIFTVSAANISWEAPIGKGITFTMGKMYTWIGLELVENIGNPNYQHGILYNNAIPFTHTGISMDLSNYMPEGMTMKLYGVNGWDSNIDNNESKSFGWYLSYEPNENWFVSLGGIHGNEGWEQRSGRAPTDQREDTNGGLTQMVDFIVSWQTPVDKLKLMLNVDYGMVEDGKANTIDTTEVVSTGDGHTHEEVTTSTVVGKSNAHWWGAAAYAIYDFTDQYQLATRWEYFDDADGLRFFGQTMWDFTATLNIKLHENLLLRPEYRYIHFNKDSVGTARGHADTDGLDKDAHIAGLGVEYVF
- a CDS encoding P-II family nitrogen regulator, translated to MKLVKVILRPEKTYELKDVLYGLGYHGITANQTMGFGEQKKTITQVYRGRVYEQRVDALKREELEFVVPDDKLKKVIEIIRNVAKTDKGGDGRIYVLPLEDSIHIHSGDKHLGDPSEKELESDEIH
- a CDS encoding phospholipase D-like domain-containing protein, producing MLYICESIRFAPEIAARLSSLGKCLCIVICFAGTLSAKTEVFFSPDGFIRDNIIKVINASEKSIDIALLTFSAGEIAEALYEARERGVEVRIILDYKQKNKYQPVVEFLQDEGFPVQFLKGKIGGDMNNSFALFDSGIVVTGSYRWSEYSEKFNYENALFIDDPDVIKKFQEEFDSLYGKCLVKKEQRQEDAESLGAKADTINRAAREAGLSAINLPENIRSEEPAAGMKGILTDGSPLIPFQGEIPRKDGLTDGKREEVAVLDISFQEFDNLFGRRGSLGRSERKRVWNDRFEGKYVKWTGEIGYKGIAVYDWNKIGIRHKDNSIDVQLRVDWTKKQKMMNLVMGDVITYSGRLVSPGGFMAPYKLDDVDILDVQ